A genomic region of Gaiellales bacterium contains the following coding sequences:
- a CDS encoding VWA domain-containing protein has protein sequence MRRRIAIITALAALVAAVPAAASGGQLQVKKVDTSGFPTVRVSIQTASAGKAPDLAITENGRAVPSADIQMVDPGAPAAIALVIDTSNSMAGVKIGDAIAAAKQFVDAQKDGNVLGVYGFGATAYPAARLTADRTEVDTAISQLGTGGDPGTALFSAVQLAANDLRTAPAQRRVMILITDGSSEHDAATIAEALSAAKAAGVTIYPVGIATDSTAQAALQQLASATGGAASQATDSAALSSVYTTISADLGSSYTYLYQSAVAPGAPLQLKLSAPGYPAATEQLKAPGTFVPASKSSGGLSLPNSAAGRMAIAGIVGLFVLFAAVFIMSARPDVIVHKRIAPYTETKRQVAAEDSDEPTISLLHQLFISTERIIGSMNFWKRMSAMLEQADLPLRTAELFYIQMAAALLAGFVMAFLLGHRGLFALGALIVGGLAPVFYVRFKAKKRMSLFENQLPETLITMAASLKAGHAFNQAVAMCVQEGAEPTAKEFSRVVAEIQLGAQSEVALEAMAQRMNSYNFGFVVMAVNIQRTVGGSLADILDMVSDTVRQRQQFEKKVKALTAQGRMSAYVLIAMPFLMGLAIFALNPSYMSILFTSTVGKVMIGGSLVMMGIGALIIKKIVSFKE, from the coding sequence ATGCGACGCCGCATCGCCATCATCACGGCGCTTGCGGCCCTCGTGGCGGCCGTCCCTGCGGCGGCCAGTGGTGGCCAGCTGCAGGTCAAGAAGGTCGACACCAGCGGGTTCCCGACCGTCCGCGTCAGCATCCAGACCGCGTCGGCGGGCAAGGCGCCCGATCTCGCGATCACCGAGAACGGCCGTGCCGTTCCCTCCGCCGACATCCAGATGGTGGATCCCGGCGCTCCCGCGGCCATCGCGCTGGTGATCGACACGTCCAACAGCATGGCCGGAGTGAAGATCGGCGATGCGATCGCGGCCGCCAAGCAGTTCGTGGACGCGCAGAAGGACGGCAACGTGCTCGGCGTCTACGGGTTCGGCGCAACCGCGTACCCGGCCGCCCGGCTGACCGCGGACCGCACCGAGGTCGACACGGCGATCAGCCAGCTCGGCACCGGGGGAGATCCCGGGACGGCGCTGTTCTCGGCCGTTCAGCTCGCGGCGAACGACCTTCGCACGGCTCCCGCGCAGCGGCGCGTCATGATCCTGATCACCGACGGCTCGTCAGAGCACGATGCGGCCACGATCGCCGAGGCGCTCTCGGCCGCGAAGGCGGCCGGCGTGACGATCTACCCGGTCGGCATCGCAACCGATTCGACCGCGCAAGCTGCGCTCCAGCAGCTGGCATCGGCCACCGGCGGCGCCGCCTCACAGGCGACCGACTCCGCCGCACTGTCCTCGGTCTACACCACCATCTCGGCCGACCTCGGCAGCAGCTACACCTACCTGTACCAGAGCGCCGTGGCGCCCGGGGCACCGCTGCAGCTGAAGCTGTCGGCTCCCGGATACCCGGCGGCGACCGAGCAGCTGAAGGCGCCGGGCACATTCGTGCCGGCATCGAAGAGCAGCGGCGGGCTCTCGCTGCCCAACAGCGCCGCCGGCCGTATGGCGATCGCCGGCATCGTCGGCCTGTTCGTCCTGTTTGCAGCCGTGTTCATCATGTCGGCGCGCCCGGACGTGATCGTGCACAAGCGGATCGCCCCGTACACCGAGACCAAGCGCCAGGTCGCGGCCGAGGACAGCGACGAGCCGACGATCTCGCTCCTCCACCAGCTGTTCATCTCGACCGAGCGGATCATCGGCTCGATGAACTTCTGGAAGCGGATGTCTGCGATGCTGGAGCAGGCCGACCTGCCTCTGCGCACGGCCGAGCTGTTCTACATCCAGATGGCGGCGGCCCTGCTCGCCGGCTTCGTGATGGCGTTTCTGCTCGGCCACCGTGGCCTGTTCGCGCTCGGCGCGCTGATCGTCGGCGGCCTGGCCCCGGTGTTCTATGTGCGTTTCAAGGCGAAGAAGCGCATGTCGCTGTTCGAGAACCAGCTGCCCGAGACGCTGATCACGATGGCGGCGTCGCTGAAGGCCGGTCACGCGTTCAACCAGGCGGTGGCGATGTGCGTCCAGGAGGGCGCCGAGCCGACCGCGAAGGAGTTCTCGCGCGTGGTCGCCGAGATCCAGCTCGGCGCGCAGTCCGAGGTCGCGCTGGAGGCGATGGCGCAGCGCATGAACTCGTACAACTTCGGCTTCGTCGTCATGGCCGTCAACATCCAGAGGACCGTCGGCGGCAGCCTCGCCGACATCCTCGACATGGTGTCGGACACCGTCCGCCAGCGCCAGCAGTTCGAGAAGAAGGTGAAGGCGCTGACGGCGCAGGGCCGCATGTCCGCCTACGTGCTGATCGCCATGCCGTTCCTGATGGGCCTTGCGATCTTCGCGCTGAACCCGTCGTACATGTCCATCCTCTTCACGAGCACGGTCGGCAAGGTGATGATCGGTGGGTCGCTGGTGATGATGGGCATCGGCGCGCTGATCATCAAGAAGATCGTGTCCTTCAAGGAGTAG